In a genomic window of Rhodococcus sp. SGAir0479:
- a CDS encoding LGFP repeat-containing protein, giving the protein MGVLVELPHPVSAESAKSLISPSVTALVVSDENLVGEFFVRPGESPSSAVESLKSISSENFGTQLRVSGVRIDSDAAGEIGTIETDAAELPVANLNGAVQAKKPPAGVAEETPQSRATLTSSPPGWAPSRVSARAFESANNGVTFNQSYYWDDPNAPTLMPDEWGFELEFGLRNETISGNHPLCADGTDDNFWAGRGTSSGEVRFWSAITASTPVDGKLGAYFDGTDTTDNCSRLGFDIGIGYPKNIKPSGMLIPELVTTIVTDRGTQPSSIFWANAQTVENDCPFGPASWCMNLTPNAFPGPGSNSSPLFSESRKKYVQGGFEYNYGVPTYIANCTITGAFGVRYLDIGGGNGPLGRCDSPEYVKLPGLGQGRAQDFLNGKMYWTAGTGGWETYGAIGDKYESLGGPSSALGWPTSGELGTPNGLGRFNRFQNGNIYFGNPVGRAHMVIGAIFARYGQEGYEGGRFGFPTSDEFVPDNNQNLRQVNFEHGWIRFDFSTGQTYTS; this is encoded by the coding sequence ATGGGGGTTCTCGTTGAGCTCCCGCACCCAGTTTCGGCCGAGTCCGCGAAGTCTTTGATCTCGCCCTCTGTGACCGCACTGGTTGTTTCGGACGAGAACCTAGTTGGCGAGTTCTTCGTGCGACCAGGCGAAAGTCCATCTTCTGCGGTCGAATCATTGAAGTCCATCTCGTCCGAGAACTTCGGGACACAGCTGCGAGTATCGGGCGTCCGAATCGACTCCGATGCCGCCGGCGAGATAGGGACGATCGAGACCGACGCCGCTGAGCTCCCGGTCGCGAACCTGAATGGCGCAGTCCAGGCGAAGAAGCCCCCGGCTGGAGTCGCCGAGGAGACGCCCCAATCGCGGGCCACCTTGACTTCCTCGCCTCCCGGGTGGGCCCCGTCACGTGTTTCGGCCCGCGCCTTCGAGTCCGCCAACAATGGCGTCACTTTCAACCAGAGCTACTACTGGGATGACCCAAATGCCCCAACCCTGATGCCCGATGAATGGGGCTTTGAACTGGAGTTTGGTCTACGTAACGAGACAATCAGTGGAAACCACCCCCTTTGCGCTGACGGGACCGACGACAATTTCTGGGCAGGTCGGGGAACAAGCTCGGGCGAGGTCCGCTTCTGGTCCGCGATAACCGCGAGCACTCCTGTCGATGGAAAGCTTGGTGCATATTTTGACGGCACTGACACTACAGACAACTGCTCAAGACTAGGGTTCGACATCGGGATTGGATATCCGAAGAACATCAAGCCGTCGGGGATGCTCATTCCAGAGCTAGTGACAACCATTGTCACTGATCGCGGAACCCAGCCCTCGTCCATATTCTGGGCGAACGCCCAGACCGTCGAAAATGATTGCCCGTTCGGACCTGCGTCGTGGTGCATGAATCTCACTCCCAACGCCTTCCCCGGACCCGGATCGAACTCTTCGCCGCTCTTCAGTGAAAGCAGAAAGAAGTACGTGCAGGGCGGCTTCGAGTACAACTACGGAGTCCCGACGTACATCGCCAATTGCACAATCACCGGGGCGTTCGGCGTTCGATACCTTGATATCGGAGGCGGAAACGGTCCACTCGGTCGATGTGACAGCCCGGAATACGTGAAGCTACCTGGGCTGGGTCAGGGGCGCGCCCAGGACTTCCTGAACGGAAAGATGTACTGGACAGCCGGGACCGGAGGTTGGGAGACCTACGGTGCGATCGGGGACAAGTATGAAAGCCTCGGTGGGCCAAGCAGCGCTCTGGGATGGCCTACATCCGGCGAACTGGGAACACCCAACGGGCTCGGCCGGTTCAACCGCTTTCAAAATGGGAACATCTACTTCGGCAACCCAGTCGGGCGCGCTCATATGGTGATCGGAGCGATCTTCGCGCGGTACGGCCAAGAAGGGTACGAGGGAGGTCGTTTCGGGTTCCCCACAAGTGACGAGTTCGTCCCTGACAACAACCAAAACCTCAGGCAGGTGAACTTCGAACACGGGTGGATCCGATTTGACTTCTCAACAGGACAGACGTACACGTCGTAA
- a CDS encoding WhiB family transcriptional regulator: MNEREVGTVGDNAEQSWHAGGLCRTNPDLFFPETRERAKSAQAVRICMTCPVRTPCRDHALRKPERVGIWGGTTPAERSRMRRQGSTAA, translated from the coding sequence GTGAACGAAAGGGAAGTCGGGACAGTGGGGGACAACGCAGAGCAGAGCTGGCACGCCGGTGGACTGTGCAGAACGAATCCAGACCTGTTCTTTCCTGAGACCCGGGAGAGAGCGAAATCAGCGCAGGCCGTGAGGATTTGCATGACCTGCCCGGTACGCACACCGTGCCGAGACCACGCCCTACGTAAACCGGAGCGGGTCGGAATCTGGGGCGGGACCACACCCGCCGAACGCTCACGAATGCGGCGGCAAGGCTCGACAGCCGCATAA
- a CDS encoding helicase-related protein — translation MNVALAKAQDRGLAAGVEVNSRRAAAITNEITQLRAQWRQLSAREGLLRNEVQDLGIEPEAVPKRTVREVGAARETWRDHPATDAQIRKLEELSREVDTPFDVDPNITKGQAHDAISGILSGTITQVQFRDRPAGPMFIEAAEPLPEVTQPRPQPEIETPGAEPPVRTPRPVVDPLAVVERRLMERLAAQDPDADAAVGAQANTANQFLDWATGHFKVKAQVALADLMSERDTLTDEMFVVCRTILADPKRWSEFGHRAAEAYWEAHRDEPVQHPTTAAVTDAIVEARASEDRAVDEGYLDTAQGVLADVAAEGASSEERAEQVEAIQDALDFGAGPELDDWWARGRAAFDAAMPMDLPAPETDPGLAAALGKLRSRRAREELTNQWFAGARQGQREATADDRAALLAEAAHDPRVIAEVGGRGTDYLPSFQPHTTATRNVVTELARGGSPLRQAAAQLILREYDLPTEFYEASHSEWMRAHGHELTWDETTRQEWTSWMQMQLRRDPLIGSWAGYPMATRTYLIETGIETAFAVLAEEGPDLVEATAAIPESRLAAELRGDIIPNLYAGEDAEAARTAHLFKNANGSELTLRSFENSTLRPSPVRGWDFTLNGGGTSTTCGRDPRVAVGAILDARSLPIPEWIERVYRPYAQARETVLNTAVLYERGHEFYHAAARSDLLWKYDDRGNAAASSDLVTAARESIIEDLRRTLPEEVALLEATGIDLDWTLRTDVDNQVMRDLRTAGTDSYGVDTGDISAGPAGSIYVGDPNGTHVVVNRRWAQGFTSQVITIDDQVYAGVDTIRDAIAEARAQLARSPQRTEPTVETGSSNAPARDERIVDVEVEEADPSPPRVVAPVVDDTGAITFDEVDTDQEPIIATGGQGQEWVLADHLVVDHIGPAAGPPAEVDTATAADVVEEFTAASGELIVPDTEFGEPISSPLWRTGDLVKVRKESGGYAWVSPATAARYASENAPEAEPEAPTQPEAASAAETAEPAVEQQEPRAGPQSVPATDFALGTDVHVPSGAKARVRANIAAARLVLELDEQQRPATAEEQAVLAQWSGWGAVPEVFDNRSKFLSEWADERAALLDLLGEKGFSQARETTLNAHYTDPAIVGELWRAVQRAGLPDGALLVEPGCGAGHFIGTAPAGVNMVGVEIEPISAKIAHYLYPSQQIRNHGFERAFATDNTFTGAIGNVPFGRWAPVDPIHNAAGLTIHNAFIAKSLALTAPGGYVAVVTSKFTSDAKRGDQRAQIAAKGDLVGAVRLPTGAFDRQAGTPVVTDVLVFRRREDDAQPTQDTVEWALPARQIAVTDAKTGEAETYWINPYFQKHPQRVLGRLAVGNGQHGNQTLIVQPDTATPLAEQLRGQLDPIIDQAVEQGLGFTAAAPNPADVEVHTAPGLRTGADLDSSEVLPGTMRFNEVDSRFEQFTVGRGWSEVNCRGKDLAEQWKKLIALGETVMELSEASRDAASTVADRDVIRGRLNGLYDDYTRRWGPLNRFKLTAPKPLTEEKIADRLDKAITKWREKVGRAEAIADGIDPEDAGPYTGSIPDDVLEEMQEKAAEEPKPQKNQHHLQGAIARDPRLGMVLAIEDFQSRFDGTDAVATKSAIFTEDTTPFKERAQSAADIDEALAISFDELGHISPARMAELLDLSVDEVLDRADGRIYPSLQASDQWELATVALSGQVRSKLAIARIRATDDPRRYAGLVTALEGVIPPEVDPTDIGVRPGATWIPVEDYRQFLIEEFGLNPRRLTVEHDEVTGNWKIATEQSSRHQVHTGYADKYGNSRLTGVQMMELIANNKPVQVNKTKEELEFSPKPRFHVKMTETAQSAANALQERFEKWLWSDGDRYLRLAKAFNEKHNSFVKPAHSGEHKSFPGLNPKYKPYDYQAAAVQRFLHDETILLDHVVGAGKTVTITTSCMEAKRLGQINQPWIVVPNHLLAQWSAEARDAYPNAKILVASELDGRDDRQRFVGQTAVGDWDLVIVPQSVFGLIGMRREAQIEYLEGEITELRIALDAANERGAEFSVKQIENAFKGATSKIENLVAAKSTDEGLTFEQSGADFLFVDEAHDYKNLTRPSNSTDLSVADGSQRATDLEMKAKYLREQAHRRNAERGLPNAPAKAIAFATGTPITNSLSEIWVMMKYLRPDLLTEAGLGRIDNWAGTFAKPVTVAEMNATATRLQMKTRMAEYANVPQLVAMYDQFRDVVTSDQIPVRLPEMEGGAPTIVEFDMGQDAIDAVADLDVRLSNINGDPMDLDNSLKVSTDGRNLTMHPRLANLPAPAPENSRVEHAADLIWQCHADNADLQIPADKYGPEMTGVFQLVFCDRGTPKAGSGPRARNVYTELRDALVERGMKPEEIAFMHDYDNPKAKAKLVEACADGRIRVLITSTKKGGTGLNVQRALKQMVNLDPAWTAADMEQRIGRIIRQGNVNESVSVVNMVARRSYDAMMYQYVARKASFVGMIRKADLPPSMEDIGGDLAASWAQSKAAATGDPVFVQQVEADQRVANLEARRDAVLNANAARNAAIRGLQANITATEKQIPELRGTTDKLNEWAQIEDRAAKMWNFPTGPVADGDTADLGDALRHALINTTGEVTKSKDEVPFVVLNGVPVKLAYVQVLGEFYISVGGMEKWYDRDQMNNVLERASTAQGMLGTIRRLAAAATERIPAMEAQLERDREKLAAAQAEPELEFTQTAELDNARLEADELRLEVNARENSPEALRRAETERERRAADGQYERWTLDLNPTEAWAEQNGMSREELIASVPAKMAAARQTWADQAEAREANRKSQPWVATDATEAVWQYGFDAESKMPGARISWNDRQWNWEAWDGQGSVDTDTANTRGEAFGRAARAAGEFAQANDIPESALREASIERRQRLEGEDAVVEPTEPVAAADSAVVEPTEPITETSIDGSIARGLGAGTNLRPLRDLSAAEPPNDVGAAAEESRPTERELDLGEDDGRAV, via the coding sequence GTGAACGTCGCCTTGGCGAAGGCGCAGGACCGAGGTCTGGCTGCCGGCGTCGAGGTGAACAGCCGGCGCGCCGCGGCCATCACCAACGAGATCACGCAGCTTCGAGCTCAGTGGCGACAGCTCTCTGCGCGAGAAGGGCTGCTGCGCAACGAAGTGCAAGACCTCGGCATCGAACCCGAAGCGGTGCCGAAGCGGACCGTCCGTGAGGTCGGAGCGGCCCGCGAGACGTGGCGTGACCATCCGGCGACGGATGCTCAGATCCGAAAGCTCGAAGAGTTATCCCGTGAGGTCGACACGCCGTTCGATGTCGACCCGAACATCACCAAGGGCCAAGCCCACGATGCAATCTCGGGCATCCTGTCCGGGACCATCACTCAGGTCCAGTTCCGGGACCGCCCGGCGGGCCCGATGTTCATCGAGGCCGCCGAGCCGCTCCCGGAAGTGACCCAGCCCCGGCCCCAGCCCGAGATCGAAACCCCGGGGGCGGAGCCGCCCGTTCGCACGCCGCGGCCGGTCGTGGACCCGCTCGCGGTGGTTGAGCGACGGTTGATGGAGCGGCTGGCGGCGCAGGACCCCGACGCAGACGCCGCGGTGGGGGCGCAGGCCAATACAGCCAATCAGTTCCTCGACTGGGCGACCGGCCATTTCAAGGTGAAGGCGCAGGTCGCGCTGGCCGACTTGATGAGCGAACGCGACACGTTGACCGACGAGATGTTCGTCGTGTGCCGCACGATCCTCGCGGATCCCAAGCGGTGGAGCGAGTTCGGCCACCGCGCAGCGGAGGCGTACTGGGAGGCGCACCGCGACGAACCGGTCCAGCATCCGACGACGGCGGCCGTCACCGACGCGATCGTCGAGGCCCGCGCGAGCGAGGATCGTGCCGTAGACGAGGGCTATCTGGACACAGCCCAGGGGGTTCTCGCTGACGTCGCGGCGGAGGGTGCGTCGTCCGAGGAGCGCGCCGAGCAGGTCGAAGCAATCCAGGACGCCCTCGATTTCGGTGCCGGCCCGGAGCTCGATGACTGGTGGGCACGTGGCCGTGCCGCGTTCGACGCGGCCATGCCGATGGATCTACCGGCACCGGAGACCGATCCGGGCCTGGCGGCCGCGCTCGGGAAGCTGCGTAGCCGCCGTGCCCGTGAAGAACTGACGAACCAATGGTTCGCCGGCGCCCGGCAGGGGCAGCGCGAAGCGACGGCGGATGATCGCGCGGCGTTGCTCGCAGAGGCAGCGCATGACCCGCGAGTGATCGCCGAGGTCGGCGGCCGCGGGACGGACTACCTGCCGTCCTTCCAGCCACACACGACCGCGACCCGGAACGTGGTCACCGAGTTGGCCAGGGGCGGATCGCCGTTGCGGCAGGCCGCCGCGCAGCTGATCCTGCGTGAGTATGACCTGCCGACCGAGTTCTACGAGGCGTCGCACAGCGAGTGGATGCGGGCGCATGGCCACGAGCTGACCTGGGACGAGACCACCCGGCAGGAGTGGACGTCGTGGATGCAGATGCAGCTGCGTCGCGATCCGCTGATCGGATCGTGGGCCGGGTATCCGATGGCCACGCGCACCTACCTCATCGAGACAGGCATCGAGACGGCGTTCGCCGTCCTCGCCGAGGAAGGTCCCGATCTGGTCGAGGCGACGGCGGCCATCCCGGAATCGCGCCTCGCGGCCGAACTGCGCGGTGACATCATCCCGAACCTGTACGCCGGCGAGGATGCCGAGGCCGCGCGCACAGCGCACCTGTTCAAGAACGCGAACGGTAGCGAACTCACGCTGCGTAGCTTCGAGAACTCGACGCTGCGACCGTCCCCCGTCCGCGGCTGGGACTTCACCCTCAACGGCGGCGGAACATCGACCACCTGCGGCCGCGATCCCCGCGTCGCCGTCGGAGCGATACTCGACGCCCGCAGCCTGCCCATCCCGGAGTGGATCGAACGCGTCTACCGTCCGTATGCGCAGGCCCGGGAGACGGTGCTGAACACGGCGGTCCTCTACGAGCGTGGCCACGAGTTCTATCACGCGGCCGCCCGCAGTGATCTGCTGTGGAAGTACGACGACCGAGGCAACGCCGCAGCCTCGTCCGACCTGGTCACCGCCGCGCGTGAGTCGATCATCGAGGACCTGCGCCGCACCCTGCCCGAGGAGGTCGCGCTACTCGAGGCCACCGGCATCGACCTGGACTGGACCCTGCGGACCGACGTCGACAACCAGGTCATGCGCGACCTACGCACCGCGGGAACAGATTCCTACGGCGTCGACACCGGCGACATCAGCGCCGGACCGGCCGGGTCGATCTACGTCGGCGACCCGAACGGAACCCACGTCGTCGTCAACCGCCGCTGGGCGCAGGGCTTCACCAGCCAGGTCATCACGATCGACGACCAGGTGTACGCCGGCGTCGACACCATCCGCGACGCGATCGCCGAAGCACGAGCTCAGCTGGCGCGCAGCCCGCAGCGCACCGAGCCCACGGTCGAGACCGGCAGCAGCAATGCTCCTGCCCGCGACGAGCGAATCGTCGACGTCGAGGTCGAGGAGGCCGACCCGTCCCCGCCGCGAGTCGTAGCGCCCGTCGTCGACGACACGGGCGCGATCACCTTCGACGAGGTCGACACCGACCAGGAACCCATCATCGCCACCGGTGGCCAGGGCCAAGAGTGGGTCCTGGCAGACCATCTCGTCGTCGACCACATCGGCCCCGCCGCCGGACCGCCGGCCGAGGTCGACACGGCGACCGCCGCCGACGTCGTCGAGGAGTTCACCGCCGCATCCGGCGAGCTGATCGTCCCCGACACCGAGTTCGGCGAGCCGATCAGCAGCCCCCTGTGGCGCACCGGCGACCTGGTCAAGGTCCGCAAGGAATCCGGCGGCTACGCGTGGGTCTCCCCCGCCACCGCAGCCCGCTACGCCTCCGAGAACGCCCCCGAAGCCGAGCCCGAGGCCCCGACGCAGCCGGAGGCCGCATCAGCAGCCGAAACTGCCGAACCAGCAGTCGAGCAGCAGGAACCTCGTGCAGGCCCGCAGTCGGTGCCGGCCACCGACTTCGCCCTCGGCACCGACGTCCACGTCCCGTCGGGCGCGAAGGCCCGCGTGCGCGCGAACATCGCGGCCGCACGCCTGGTGCTCGAACTCGACGAGCAACAGCGCCCCGCCACGGCCGAGGAACAGGCCGTACTCGCCCAATGGTCGGGCTGGGGTGCGGTCCCCGAGGTCTTCGACAACCGATCGAAGTTCCTCTCCGAGTGGGCCGATGAGCGCGCCGCGCTCCTCGATCTACTCGGCGAGAAGGGGTTCTCGCAGGCCCGCGAGACCACCCTCAACGCGCACTACACCGATCCGGCGATCGTCGGGGAGCTGTGGCGGGCGGTGCAGCGAGCAGGCCTACCCGACGGTGCGCTCCTCGTCGAGCCCGGCTGCGGGGCCGGCCACTTCATCGGCACCGCGCCCGCCGGGGTGAACATGGTCGGCGTCGAGATCGAGCCGATCAGCGCCAAGATCGCGCACTACCTCTATCCGTCCCAGCAGATCCGCAACCACGGCTTCGAGCGCGCGTTCGCCACCGACAACACCTTCACCGGCGCCATCGGCAACGTGCCGTTCGGACGATGGGCACCGGTCGACCCGATCCACAACGCGGCCGGGCTGACGATCCACAACGCGTTCATCGCGAAGTCGTTGGCGCTCACCGCACCCGGCGGCTACGTCGCGGTCGTGACCAGCAAGTTCACCTCCGACGCCAAACGAGGCGACCAACGCGCCCAGATCGCCGCCAAGGGTGACCTCGTCGGCGCCGTGCGCCTACCGACCGGGGCATTCGATCGGCAGGCCGGCACCCCCGTCGTCACCGACGTCCTGGTGTTCCGCCGCCGCGAGGACGACGCCCAGCCGACCCAGGACACGGTCGAATGGGCGCTGCCCGCCCGCCAGATCGCGGTCACGGACGCGAAGACCGGTGAAGCCGAGACCTACTGGATCAACCCGTACTTCCAGAAGCACCCGCAGCGGGTCCTCGGCAGACTCGCGGTCGGCAACGGCCAGCACGGCAACCAAACCCTGATCGTGCAGCCGGACACCGCGACGCCGCTCGCCGAGCAGCTCCGCGGACAGCTCGACCCGATCATCGACCAGGCCGTCGAGCAGGGACTCGGATTCACCGCCGCAGCACCGAATCCAGCGGACGTCGAGGTGCACACCGCGCCGGGGCTGCGCACCGGGGCCGACCTCGACTCGTCCGAGGTCCTGCCGGGCACGATGCGGTTCAACGAGGTCGACAGCCGGTTCGAGCAGTTCACCGTCGGTCGAGGATGGAGCGAGGTCAACTGCCGCGGCAAGGATCTGGCCGAGCAGTGGAAGAAGCTCATCGCTCTCGGCGAGACCGTCATGGAGCTGTCCGAGGCCAGCCGGGACGCTGCCAGCACTGTCGCCGACCGGGACGTCATCCGCGGCCGCCTCAACGGCCTCTACGACGACTACACCCGCCGATGGGGCCCGCTCAACCGATTCAAGCTGACCGCCCCCAAGCCTCTGACCGAGGAGAAGATCGCCGATCGGCTCGACAAGGCGATCACGAAATGGCGGGAGAAGGTCGGGCGCGCCGAGGCGATCGCCGACGGAATCGACCCAGAAGACGCCGGCCCCTACACCGGGTCCATCCCCGACGATGTCCTCGAAGAGATGCAGGAGAAGGCGGCCGAGGAACCGAAGCCGCAGAAGAACCAGCATCACCTGCAGGGCGCGATCGCCCGGGATCCCCGTCTGGGCATGGTCCTAGCGATCGAGGACTTCCAGTCCCGGTTCGACGGCACCGACGCCGTGGCCACCAAGTCCGCGATCTTCACCGAGGACACCACTCCGTTCAAGGAGAGGGCGCAGTCGGCTGCCGACATCGACGAGGCCCTGGCCATCTCGTTCGACGAGCTCGGACACATCTCGCCGGCACGCATGGCCGAGCTGCTCGACCTGTCCGTCGACGAGGTCCTCGACCGGGCGGACGGGCGGATCTACCCGTCCCTGCAGGCCTCCGACCAGTGGGAGCTGGCGACCGTCGCACTCTCCGGCCAGGTGCGCAGCAAGTTGGCGATCGCCCGGATCCGCGCCACCGACGACCCGCGACGCTACGCCGGACTGGTCACCGCCCTCGAGGGAGTCATCCCACCGGAGGTGGACCCCACCGACATCGGCGTCCGCCCAGGCGCAACGTGGATCCCGGTCGAGGACTACCGACAGTTCCTCATCGAAGAGTTCGGGCTCAACCCCCGCCGCCTGACCGTCGAGCACGACGAGGTGACCGGCAACTGGAAGATCGCCACCGAACAGTCCAGCCGCCACCAGGTCCACACCGGATACGCCGACAAGTACGGCAACTCCCGACTGACCGGCGTGCAGATGATGGAGCTGATCGCCAACAACAAGCCGGTCCAGGTCAACAAGACCAAGGAGGAGCTCGAGTTCTCCCCGAAGCCGCGGTTCCACGTCAAGATGACCGAGACCGCTCAGTCGGCAGCGAACGCGCTGCAGGAGCGGTTCGAGAAGTGGCTGTGGTCCGACGGCGACCGATACCTGCGGCTGGCGAAGGCGTTCAACGAGAAGCACAACAGCTTCGTCAAACCCGCACACAGCGGGGAGCACAAGAGCTTCCCCGGGCTGAATCCGAAGTACAAGCCGTACGACTACCAGGCGGCCGCGGTGCAGCGGTTCCTCCACGACGAGACGATCCTGCTCGACCACGTCGTCGGCGCCGGCAAGACCGTGACCATCACGACCTCGTGCATGGAGGCCAAGAGGCTCGGACAGATCAACCAGCCCTGGATCGTCGTTCCGAACCACCTGCTCGCGCAATGGTCGGCCGAGGCCCGTGACGCCTACCCGAACGCGAAGATCCTCGTCGCGTCGGAGCTCGACGGCCGCGACGACCGCCAGCGGTTCGTCGGTCAGACCGCCGTCGGCGACTGGGACCTGGTCATCGTGCCGCAGTCCGTGTTCGGCCTCATCGGTATGCGCCGGGAGGCACAGATCGAGTACCTCGAAGGTGAGATCACCGAGCTGCGCATCGCACTCGACGCCGCGAACGAGCGGGGCGCGGAGTTCTCGGTCAAGCAGATCGAGAACGCGTTCAAGGGCGCCACCAGCAAGATCGAGAACCTCGTCGCCGCCAAGTCGACCGACGAAGGACTCACGTTCGAACAGTCCGGCGCGGACTTCCTGTTCGTCGACGAGGCACACGACTACAAGAACCTCACACGCCCGTCGAACAGCACGGACCTGTCCGTCGCCGACGGCAGCCAACGCGCAACCGACCTCGAAATGAAGGCCAAATACCTACGCGAGCAGGCTCACCGACGCAACGCCGAACGTGGACTGCCGAACGCGCCGGCCAAGGCCATCGCGTTCGCCACCGGCACCCCGATCACGAACTCGCTGTCGGAAATCTGGGTGATGATGAAGTACCTGCGCCCAGACCTGCTCACCGAGGCCGGTCTCGGCCGCATCGACAACTGGGCGGGCACCTTCGCCAAGCCGGTCACCGTCGCGGAAATGAACGCCACCGCCACTCGCCTGCAGATGAAGACCCGCATGGCGGAGTACGCCAACGTCCCACAGCTGGTCGCAATGTACGACCAGTTCCGCGACGTCGTCACCTCCGACCAGATCCCGGTGCGACTGCCCGAGATGGAAGGCGGCGCACCGACGATCGTCGAGTTCGACATGGGACAGGACGCGATCGACGCTGTCGCGGACCTCGACGTGCGGTTGTCGAACATCAACGGCGACCCGATGGACCTCGACAACAGCCTCAAGGTCAGCACCGACGGCCGCAACCTCACCATGCACCCACGCCTGGCGAACTTGCCGGCGCCCGCCCCGGAGAACAGCCGGGTCGAGCACGCCGCCGATCTGATCTGGCAGTGCCATGCCGACAACGCAGACCTGCAGATCCCCGCCGACAAGTACGGTCCCGAGATGACGGGTGTCTTCCAGTTGGTGTTCTGTGACCGCGGAACACCGAAGGCCGGCAGTGGCCCACGCGCCCGCAACGTCTACACCGAGCTGCGTGACGCGCTCGTCGAGCGTGGCATGAAGCCCGAAGAGATCGCCTTCATGCATGACTACGACAACCCGAAGGCGAAGGCGAAACTGGTCGAGGCGTGCGCCGACGGCCGCATCCGCGTGCTCATCACGTCGACGAAGAAGGGCGGCACCGGACTCAACGTCCAGCGCGCCCTCAAGCAGATGGTCAACCTCGACCCCGCGTGGACGGCCGCGGACATGGAGCAGCGGATCGGCCGCATCATCCGGCAGGGCAACGTCAACGAGTCGGTCAGCGTCGTGAACATGGTTGCCCGCCGTTCCTACGACGCGATGATGTACCAGTACGTCGCTCGCAAGGCGAGTTTCGTGGGCATGATCCGCAAGGCCGACCTGCCGCCGTCGATGGAAGACATCGGCGGAGACCTGGCGGCGTCGTGGGCGCAGTCCAAGGCCGCCGCCACCGGTGACCCGGTGTTCGTCCAACAGGTCGAGGCCGATCAGAGGGTGGCGAACCTCGAAGCCCGCCGCGACGCCGTCCTCAACGCGAACGCCGCACGCAACGCGGCGATCCGGGGCCTGCAGGCGAACATCACCGCCACCGAGAAGCAGATCCCCGAGCTGCGCGGGACCACCGACAAGCTCAACGAGTGGGCGCAGATCGAGGACCGTGCAGCGAAGATGTGGAACTTCCCGACCGGACCGGTCGCCGACGGCGACACCGCCGATCTCGGTGACGCACTCCGTCACGCCCTCATCAACACCACCGGCGAGGTCACCAAATCCAAGGACGAGGTGCCGTTCGTCGTGCTCAACGGCGTCCCCGTCAAGCTCGCCTACGTCCAGGTCCTCGGCGAGTTCTACATCTCGGTCGGTGGCATGGAGAAGTGGTACGACCGCGATCAGATGAACAACGTCCTCGAACGTGCCAGCACCGCACAGGGAATGCTGGGCACCATTCGGCGCCTCGCCGCGGCCGCCACCGAGCGCATTCCAGCGATGGAAGCACAGCTCGAACGGGACCGCGAGAAGCTCGCTGCAGCGCAGGCAGAACCGGAGCTCGAGTTCACCCAGACCGCTGAACTCGACAATGCCCGGCTCGAAGCCGACGAGCTCCGCCTGGAAGTCAACGCGCGCGAGAACTCCCCCGAGGCGCTGCGTCGGGCAGAGACAGAGCGCGAGCGGCGGGCCGCGGACGGGCAGTACGAGCGGTGGACTCTCGACCTCAACCCGACCGAGGCTTGGGCCGAACAGAACGGAATGAGCAGGGAGGAACTGATCGCATCCGTGCCGGCGAAGATGGCGGCCGCGCGCCAGACGTGGGCCGATCAGGCCGAGGCACGCGAGGCCAATCGGAAGTCGCAGCCCTGGGTCGCGACCGACGCCACCGAGGCTGTGTGGCAGTACGGTTTCGACGCCGAGTCTAAGATGCCCGGCGCACGAATCAGCTGGAACGACCGACAGTGGAACTGGGAAGCGTGGGACGGCCAAGGCTCGGTGGACACCGACACCGCCAACACCCGCGGCGAGGCGTTCGGCCGGGCCGCCCGAGCTGCCGGCGAGTTCGCACAGGCGAACGACATCCCGGAATCGGCACTGCGCGAAGCAAGCATCGAACGGCGCCAGCGCCTTGAGGGCGAGGACGCCGTCGTGGAACCGACCGAGCCCGTGGCAGCGGCGGACAGTGCCGTAGTCGAACCGACAGAGCCGATCACCGAGACGTCGATCGACGGCAGCATCGCCCGCGGACTCGGCGCCGGCACGAACCTGCGGCCGCTGCGCGACCTGAGTGCCGCCGAGCCGCCGAACGACGTCGGGGCGGCGGCCGAGGAGAGCCGGCCAACCGAGAGAGAACTCGACCTCGGCGAGGACGACGGCCGCGCGGTCTGA